The following proteins are co-located in the Streptomyces sp. DT2A-34 genome:
- a CDS encoding carbohydrate ABC transporter permease, which translates to MRTSTTGRVGQYAALLAYLVFLAFPFLWLISTAFKPSRELGSLHPTWIPKDPTLANFRQAFDEQPLLHAALNSLVAALGAALIAVLLATPMAYVMARRRTPLARAATGWVVVSQAFPLVLLIIPLFLVLKNLRLINSVPGLVMVYVVWALPFALWMLVGYVRAVPPELEEAAAVDGAGRVRTLVSVTAPLLAPGIVATGLFAFVTAWNEFFFALVLLKTPEKQTLPVVLTHFIGAEGVADLGPLAAAAFLATLPSLVVFAIIQRRITGGMLAGAVKN; encoded by the coding sequence ATGAGGACCAGCACCACGGGCCGCGTCGGCCAGTACGCCGCCCTGCTCGCCTACCTCGTCTTCCTCGCCTTCCCCTTCCTCTGGCTGATCTCCACCGCCTTCAAGCCCTCGCGCGAGCTGGGCAGCCTGCATCCCACCTGGATCCCGAAGGACCCCACCCTCGCCAACTTCCGGCAGGCCTTCGACGAACAGCCCCTGCTGCACGCCGCCCTCAACTCCCTGGTCGCTGCGCTCGGCGCCGCCCTGATCGCCGTACTGCTCGCGACCCCGATGGCCTACGTCATGGCCCGCCGCCGCACCCCGCTCGCGCGAGCGGCGACCGGCTGGGTGGTCGTCAGCCAGGCGTTCCCGCTGGTGCTGTTGATCATTCCGCTGTTCCTGGTGCTGAAGAACCTGCGGCTGATCAACTCGGTGCCGGGGCTGGTCATGGTCTACGTGGTGTGGGCGCTGCCGTTCGCGCTGTGGATGCTTGTCGGGTACGTCCGCGCGGTGCCGCCCGAGTTGGAGGAGGCGGCGGCGGTCGACGGGGCCGGCCGGGTGCGGACGCTGGTGTCGGTGACCGCGCCCCTGCTCGCACCGGGGATCGTGGCGACGGGGCTGTTCGCGTTCGTCACGGCGTGGAACGAGTTCTTCTTCGCGCTGGTGCTGCTGAAGACGCCCGAGAAGCAGACCCTCCCGGTCGTCCTCACCCACTTCATCGGCGCGGAGGGCGTCGCGGACCTCGGTCCGCTGGCGGCGGCCGCCTTCCTGGCGACCCTTCCCTCACTGGTCGTCTTCGCGATCATCCAACGCCGCATCACGGGCGGCATGCTCGCCGGGGCGGTGAAGAACTGA
- a CDS encoding ABC transporter ATP-binding protein codes for MATALAKAADTDVSVEHAARIDHVSKSFAGPAGQQLVLDDITLDVAPGEFVTLLGASGCGKSTLLNLVAGLDKPSAGSITTDGRPALMFQEHALFPWLTAGKNIELALKLRGVAKAERRERAEELLELVRLKGAYGKRVHELSGGMRQRVALARALAQDSKLLLMDEPFAALDAITRDVLHDELTRIWRETQLSVLFVTHNVREAVRLAQRVVLLSSRPGRIAREWTVGIPQPRRIEDTAVAELSVEITEELRGEIRRHGQH; via the coding sequence ATGGCAACCGCCCTCGCCAAGGCCGCCGACACGGATGTGTCCGTGGAGCACGCCGCGCGTATCGACCACGTCTCGAAGTCGTTCGCCGGCCCGGCCGGGCAGCAGCTCGTCCTCGACGACATCACGCTCGATGTCGCGCCCGGCGAGTTCGTCACCCTCCTCGGGGCGTCCGGCTGCGGCAAGTCGACGCTGCTGAACCTGGTTGCCGGGCTGGACAAGCCCAGCGCGGGCAGCATCACGACCGACGGCCGGCCAGCGCTGATGTTCCAGGAGCACGCCCTGTTCCCGTGGCTGACCGCGGGCAAGAACATCGAACTCGCCCTCAAGCTCCGGGGCGTCGCCAAGGCCGAGCGGCGCGAGCGGGCCGAGGAGCTCCTCGAACTGGTCCGGCTGAAGGGCGCGTACGGCAAGCGGGTGCACGAACTGTCCGGCGGTATGCGCCAGCGCGTCGCACTGGCGCGGGCGCTCGCCCAGGACAGCAAGCTGCTGCTGATGGACGAGCCGTTCGCCGCACTGGACGCCATCACCCGTGACGTGCTGCACGACGAACTGACCCGTATCTGGCGCGAGACGCAGCTGTCGGTGCTGTTCGTGACACACAACGTGCGCGAGGCGGTCCGCCTCGCCCAGCGCGTCGTCCTGCTGTCCTCCCGCCCTGGCCGTATCGCCCGGGAGTGGACGGTCGGCATCCCGCAGCCGCGCCGCATCGAGGACACCGCGGTCGCCGAGCTGTCCGTCGAGATCACCGAAGAACTGCGTGGGGAGATCCGCCGCCATGGCCAGCACTGA
- a CDS encoding MMPL family transporter gives MGNGDTRVRGLAARAGGWSARHRWAAVGIWVLFVVLAMGLGSAAGRVDVKDSDQLKGETHTAAKIIEDAGIEEPASETVLIQAKDGGLKATDAEFRSAVTAVVKAVEGTGKVTDVTSPYDTQTISKDGHSALVQFDMRGESDTAGERVEPVLKAVEDVQKDHESLRIEEIGGASMMKTFDDAFGDDFQKAEYSAVPVALGILLIAFGALVAALLPVLLAVTAIMATMGLMGVVSHVMPMSDTANSVMLLVGLAVGIDYCLFYLRREREEREAGRDAQTALRVAAATSGRAIIVSGVTVCVAMAGMLFTGLAEFEAMGLASLMVVAVAMVGSVTVLPALLSLLGERVEKGKIPFLHPQSRLRRHRGRGNRESRFWTAVLKGVLARPVISVVVAAGALLAIAAPALGMKTQNLTLDQEFGDSLPIVQTYNRLNEAFPGGSDPAKVVVKANDINAPEVTSALADFRERAVSSGASRGPVEIKLHDDENIAFVYVPLVGGSDLDKAGASLDKLRDEVRPATLGKVDGVEAPVTGQVAGSKDFNDQLAGAVVPVFAFVVVFAFGLMLLSFRSLTIAITSIVLNLLSVGAAYGILVAVFQHGWGASLVGGKGVGAIITWLPLFLFVILFGLSMDYHVFVVSRIREARLRGRTTKDAIQHGVVTTAGVVTSAAVIMVAVFAIFGTLSMQSMKQMGVGLAAAVLIDATIIRGVLLPAVMALLGERNWYLPKWLNRLPDLTHDEAPEAVTRSAARDDEGERVPV, from the coding sequence ATGGGGAACGGAGACACACGCGTGCGGGGACTGGCCGCCCGCGCCGGCGGCTGGAGCGCCCGCCATCGATGGGCTGCCGTCGGCATCTGGGTGCTGTTCGTCGTCCTGGCGATGGGGCTCGGTTCGGCGGCGGGCCGGGTCGACGTCAAGGACAGCGACCAGCTGAAGGGCGAGACGCACACCGCGGCCAAGATCATCGAGGACGCGGGGATCGAGGAGCCGGCCAGTGAGACCGTCCTGATCCAGGCGAAGGACGGCGGCCTCAAGGCCACGGACGCCGAGTTCAGGTCGGCGGTCACCGCGGTCGTGAAGGCGGTCGAGGGCACCGGCAAGGTCACGGACGTGACGTCGCCGTACGACACACAGACGATCTCGAAGGACGGCCACAGCGCGCTGGTGCAGTTCGACATGCGCGGGGAGTCGGACACCGCGGGCGAGCGCGTGGAGCCCGTGCTGAAGGCCGTGGAGGACGTCCAGAAGGACCATGAGTCGCTGCGGATCGAGGAGATCGGCGGCGCGAGCATGATGAAGACGTTCGACGACGCGTTCGGGGACGACTTCCAGAAGGCCGAGTATTCCGCGGTGCCGGTGGCCCTCGGCATTCTGCTCATCGCCTTCGGCGCGCTGGTGGCGGCCCTGCTGCCGGTGCTGCTGGCGGTCACCGCGATCATGGCGACGATGGGCCTGATGGGCGTCGTCAGCCATGTGATGCCGATGAGCGACACCGCCAACTCCGTGATGCTGCTGGTCGGTCTGGCCGTCGGCATCGACTACTGCCTGTTCTACCTGCGCCGTGAGCGCGAGGAGCGCGAGGCCGGCCGGGACGCGCAGACCGCCCTGAGGGTCGCCGCCGCCACCAGTGGCCGCGCGATCATCGTCTCCGGTGTCACGGTGTGCGTGGCGATGGCGGGCATGCTGTTCACCGGGCTCGCCGAGTTCGAGGCGATGGGCCTGGCCTCGCTGATGGTCGTGGCGGTCGCCATGGTCGGATCGGTGACGGTGCTGCCGGCGCTGCTGTCGCTGCTGGGCGAGCGGGTCGAGAAGGGCAAGATCCCCTTCCTGCACCCGCAGAGCCGCCTGCGTCGCCACCGGGGGCGCGGCAACCGCGAGAGCCGGTTCTGGACGGCCGTGCTCAAAGGAGTGCTCGCGCGGCCGGTCATCTCGGTCGTCGTCGCGGCCGGTGCGCTGCTCGCCATCGCGGCTCCCGCGCTCGGCATGAAGACCCAGAACCTCACGCTGGACCAGGAGTTCGGCGACTCGCTGCCCATCGTGCAGACGTACAACCGGCTCAATGAGGCCTTCCCTGGCGGTTCCGACCCGGCCAAGGTCGTCGTCAAAGCGAACGACATCAACGCTCCCGAGGTGACGTCCGCCCTCGCCGACTTCCGTGAGCGGGCGGTCAGTTCGGGTGCCTCGCGCGGCCCGGTGGAGATCAAGCTGCACGACGACGAGAACATCGCCTTCGTGTACGTCCCGCTGGTCGGCGGCTCCGACCTCGACAAGGCGGGCGCGAGCCTGGACAAGCTGCGCGACGAGGTACGCCCGGCCACGCTCGGCAAGGTGGACGGCGTCGAGGCACCGGTCACCGGACAGGTCGCCGGTTCGAAGGACTTCAACGACCAGCTGGCCGGAGCGGTCGTCCCGGTCTTCGCCTTCGTCGTGGTCTTCGCCTTCGGCCTGATGCTGCTGTCGTTCCGCTCGCTGACGATCGCCATCACGTCGATCGTGCTGAACCTGCTGTCGGTGGGCGCCGCGTACGGCATCCTCGTCGCCGTCTTCCAGCACGGCTGGGGCGCGTCCCTGGTGGGCGGGAAGGGCGTTGGCGCCATCATCACCTGGCTGCCGCTGTTCCTGTTCGTGATCCTGTTCGGCCTGTCGATGGACTACCACGTGTTCGTGGTCTCGCGGATCCGCGAGGCGCGCCTGCGCGGCCGTACGACGAAGGACGCGATCCAGCACGGCGTGGTCACCACGGCCGGGGTCGTCACCAGCGCCGCGGTCATCATGGTCGCCGTGTTCGCGATCTTCGGCACGCTGTCCATGCAGTCCATGAAGCAGATGGGCGTGGGCCTGGCGGCCGCGGTCCTCATCGACGCGACCATCATCCGGGGCGTTCTGCTCCCGGCGGTCATGGCCCTGCTGGGCGAGCGCAACTGGTACCTGCCGAAGTGGCTGAACCGGCTGCCGGACCTGACGCACGACGAGGCGCCCGAGGCCGTGACGCGGAGCGCGGCTCGCGACGACGAGGGCGAGCGGGTGCCGGTCTGA
- a CDS encoding ABC transporter substrate-binding protein — protein sequence MRTRVLLPLVVLALLLAGCSGDDGGGSDGRVTLRFQSLAWQEESVEVNKELVKEWNAGHPDVKVEYVQGSWESVHDQLLTSFEGGEAPDIIHDASDDLADFAYGGYLADLTDLLPRRLKSDIPQHSWDTTTFGDGIYGVPFLQEPRVLIANAKWLKESGVRIPTTRRPWSWPEFRRITEQLSGDGKYGVAWPLKEPVSATLNLSLSAGGQLFHRGADGKVTIRFDKGDEVVPRTIHDQADTDHSASPTTLGSGGSDTLPGFFGGKYAMVPLGFSYRQQIVQQAPKGFQWQVLPAPAGAHGLTQGVSPQTLSVAEDSPHKKEAAEFIDFLLRPRNMVRLALGDWMLPTGTQALKDPALHTTENGWATGTALAAHLRSAPAQSVRGYPEWKDKVATPAFQEYYSGAIDLGELRERLESDGNLVLARYQR from the coding sequence ATGCGTACAAGAGTGCTGTTGCCCCTGGTCGTCCTGGCTCTGCTGCTCGCCGGATGCAGTGGCGACGACGGTGGCGGTTCTGACGGACGTGTCACCCTGCGCTTCCAGTCCCTGGCCTGGCAGGAGGAGTCCGTCGAGGTCAACAAGGAGCTGGTGAAGGAGTGGAACGCCGGCCATCCCGACGTCAAGGTCGAGTACGTGCAGGGGAGTTGGGAAAGCGTCCACGACCAGCTGCTGACCTCCTTCGAGGGCGGTGAGGCGCCCGACATCATCCACGACGCCTCGGACGACCTCGCGGACTTCGCGTACGGCGGCTACCTCGCCGATCTCACCGACCTGCTGCCCCGGCGGCTCAAGTCCGACATCCCGCAGCACAGTTGGGACACGACGACCTTCGGCGACGGGATCTACGGCGTCCCCTTCCTCCAGGAGCCGCGCGTCCTCATCGCCAACGCGAAGTGGCTGAAGGAGTCCGGCGTACGGATCCCGACCACCCGACGTCCCTGGAGCTGGCCGGAGTTCCGGAGGATCACCGAACAGCTCAGCGGCGACGGCAAGTACGGCGTCGCCTGGCCGCTGAAGGAACCCGTCTCCGCCACGCTCAACCTGTCGCTGTCGGCGGGCGGACAGCTCTTCCACCGGGGCGCGGACGGCAAGGTCACCATCCGGTTCGACAAGGGGGACGAGGTCGTTCCGCGCACGATCCACGACCAGGCCGACACCGACCACAGCGCCTCGCCCACCACCCTCGGCAGCGGCGGCTCGGACACCCTGCCCGGATTCTTCGGCGGCAAGTACGCGATGGTGCCGCTCGGGTTCTCGTACCGTCAGCAGATCGTCCAGCAGGCGCCGAAGGGCTTCCAGTGGCAGGTGCTGCCCGCCCCGGCCGGGGCCCACGGGCTCACCCAGGGCGTCAGCCCGCAGACCCTGTCCGTCGCCGAGGACAGCCCGCACAAGAAGGAGGCCGCCGAGTTCATCGACTTCCTGCTCCGGCCCCGGAACATGGTCCGGCTCGCCCTCGGCGACTGGATGCTGCCCACCGGCACCCAAGCACTGAAGGACCCCGCCCTGCACACCACGGAGAACGGCTGGGCGACCGGCACCGCCCTCGCCGCCCACCTGCGCTCGGCACCCGCGCAGTCCGTGCGGGGCTACCCGGAGTGGAAGGACAAGGTCGCCACCCCCGCGTTCCAGGAGTACTACAGCGGCGCCATCGACCTCGGTGAACTGCGCGAACGCCTGGAGAGCGACGGCAACTTGGTGCTCGCCCGGTACCAGCGCTGA
- a CDS encoding carbohydrate ABC transporter permease: MTTVTEAERPVSRPPGGTRRRRVTDHGAWFLVLPALIPILVLSVGPLLYGILLSFTDAQSGRTQPTQWIGGLNFRDLLHDTLFWESFRIGLVWAVGVTVPQFLLALGLALLLNQDLRLRWLARALAIVPWAMPEVVVGVMWRLVYNPDAGILNETLRDLGLGDGRDWLSGLGTALPAVIVVGVWAGMPTTTVALLAGLQNTPRELHEAAAVDGAGAWRRFRTVTWPALRPVALSITALNLIWNFNSFALVYVLTSGGPGGRTRLPMLFAYEEAFRYGQFGYAAAMGCVMVAVISILLAVFLAGRLRGGDES; this comes from the coding sequence GTGACGACGGTGACGGAGGCGGAGAGGCCGGTGAGTCGCCCGCCGGGTGGCACGAGGCGGCGGCGCGTCACGGATCACGGCGCCTGGTTCCTCGTACTCCCCGCGCTGATCCCCATTCTCGTCCTGAGCGTCGGACCGCTGCTCTACGGCATCCTGCTGTCCTTCACCGACGCCCAGTCCGGGCGGACCCAGCCCACCCAGTGGATCGGTGGTCTCAACTTCCGGGATCTGCTGCATGACACGCTGTTCTGGGAGTCGTTCCGGATCGGCCTGGTGTGGGCCGTCGGCGTCACCGTGCCGCAGTTCCTGCTGGCGCTCGGCCTCGCCCTCCTTCTCAACCAGGACCTGCGTCTGCGCTGGCTGGCCCGCGCCCTCGCGATCGTCCCGTGGGCGATGCCGGAGGTCGTCGTCGGTGTCATGTGGCGGCTGGTCTACAACCCCGACGCGGGCATCCTCAACGAGACGCTCCGCGACCTGGGCCTCGGCGACGGCCGCGACTGGCTCAGCGGGCTCGGCACCGCACTCCCCGCCGTCATCGTCGTGGGTGTCTGGGCGGGCATGCCGACCACGACGGTCGCTCTGCTCGCCGGCCTGCAGAACACCCCGCGCGAACTGCACGAGGCGGCGGCCGTGGACGGAGCCGGCGCCTGGCGCCGCTTCCGTACCGTCACCTGGCCCGCCCTCAGACCCGTCGCCCTGTCCATCACGGCACTCAACCTGATCTGGAACTTCAACTCCTTCGCCCTGGTCTACGTGCTCACCAGCGGCGGGCCCGGCGGCCGCACCCGGCTGCCCATGCTCTTCGCCTACGAAGAGGCCTTCCGCTACGGGCAGTTCGGCTATGCGGCGGCGATGGGATGCGTGATGGTCGCGGTGATCTCGATACTCCTCGCCGTCTTCCTGGCGGGCCGCCTCAGGGGAGGTGACGAGTCATGA
- a CDS encoding aliphatic sulfonate ABC transporter substrate-binding protein, with the protein MPATPAPRRTLAVLAALPLLALAACGYGSQAKENTEQAIAGAPKVDGLDSVRIGYFGNLTHATALVGRQEGLFQKELGGTTAEYVPFNAGPSEIEALNSESIDIGWIGPSPAVNGYVKANGKNLRIVSGSASGGVKFVVNPEKIKSLKDVKGKRIATPQLGNTQDVAFLNWASEQGWKVDAQSGEGDVSVVRTDNKVVPDAYRSGSVDGAWVPEPTASKLVAEGGKVLLDEADLWPDKKFVITNVIVSQSFLKEHPKAVEAVLRASVKINKWIDANPEKAKAAANAQLKADTGKALPADVLDPAWQSIHVTDDPLAATLATEAEHAVKAGLLQKPDLTGIYDLTPLNKVLKAEGEPEVDDAGLGVKS; encoded by the coding sequence GTGCCTGCCACCCCCGCCCCGCGCCGGACCCTCGCGGTCCTGGCCGCGCTGCCGCTGCTCGCCCTCGCGGCCTGCGGCTACGGCTCGCAGGCCAAGGAGAACACCGAGCAGGCCATAGCCGGGGCGCCCAAGGTCGACGGCCTGGACTCGGTGCGGATCGGGTACTTCGGGAACCTCACCCATGCCACCGCGCTGGTCGGCCGGCAGGAGGGGCTGTTCCAGAAGGAGCTGGGCGGCACGACGGCGGAGTACGTCCCGTTCAACGCGGGTCCCTCGGAGATCGAGGCGCTGAACTCCGAGTCCATCGACATCGGCTGGATCGGCCCCTCCCCCGCCGTCAACGGCTACGTCAAGGCGAACGGCAAGAACCTGCGCATCGTCTCCGGTTCGGCGTCGGGCGGCGTGAAGTTCGTCGTCAACCCGGAGAAGATCAAGTCCCTGAAGGACGTCAAGGGCAAGAGGATTGCCACGCCGCAGCTCGGCAACACCCAGGACGTGGCGTTCCTCAACTGGGCCTCCGAGCAGGGCTGGAAGGTCGACGCGCAGAGCGGCGAGGGCGACGTCTCCGTCGTCCGCACCGACAACAAGGTCGTCCCGGACGCCTACCGGTCCGGCTCCGTCGACGGTGCCTGGGTGCCCGAGCCGACCGCGTCCAAGCTGGTCGCCGAGGGCGGGAAGGTGCTCCTCGACGAGGCGGACCTGTGGCCGGACAAGAAATTCGTGATCACGAACGTCATCGTGTCGCAGAGCTTCCTGAAGGAGCACCCGAAGGCCGTGGAGGCCGTACTGCGCGCCTCCGTGAAGATCAACAAGTGGATCGACGCCAACCCGGAGAAGGCGAAGGCCGCGGCGAACGCCCAGCTGAAGGCCGACACCGGCAAGGCGCTGCCGGCCGATGTACTCGACCCGGCGTGGCAGTCCATCCACGTCACCGACGACCCGCTGGCGGCCACGCTCGCGACCGAGGCCGAGCACGCGGTCAAGGCGGGGCTGCTGCAGAAGCCGGACCTGACCGGCATCTACGACCTGACACCGCTGAACAAGGTCCTCAAGGCCGAGGGCGAACCCGAGGTCGACGACGCCGGACTCGGCGTGAAGTCGTGA
- a CDS encoding DUF1697 domain-containing protein, translating to MTTTYAALLRGINVGGSRRVPMADLRTLMTGLGYDGVRTYLQSGQAVFAGDHGDEESLAAELASAIEKHFGFTVDVIVRDHAYLKAVADNCPFPAAELEPKQLHVTYCSAPVDAERFAEIDPAAYLPEEFRLGDRALYLYAPNGLGRSKLAEILSRPRLNKGLIATSRNWNTVVKLVEMTGD from the coding sequence ATGACGACGACGTATGCGGCGCTGCTGCGCGGAATCAACGTGGGCGGCAGCAGAAGAGTCCCGATGGCCGACCTGCGCACCCTGATGACCGGCCTCGGTTACGACGGCGTACGCACCTACCTGCAGAGCGGGCAGGCGGTCTTCGCCGGCGACCACGGCGACGAGGAGTCCCTGGCCGCGGAGCTCGCGTCGGCGATCGAGAAGCACTTCGGCTTCACCGTGGACGTGATCGTGCGCGACCATGCCTATCTCAAGGCGGTCGCCGACAACTGCCCCTTCCCCGCAGCGGAGTTGGAGCCCAAACAGCTCCATGTCACCTACTGCTCCGCCCCGGTCGATGCCGAGCGCTTCGCGGAGATCGACCCGGCCGCCTACCTCCCGGAGGAGTTCCGGCTCGGCGACCGGGCGCTGTACCTGTACGCCCCGAACGGCCTCGGGCGGTCCAAGCTCGCCGAAATTCTGTCGCGGCCCCGGCTCAACAAGGGTTTGATCGCCACCAGCCGCAACTGGAACACCGTCGTGAAACTCGTGGAGATGACCGGTGACTGA
- a CDS encoding DUF6281 family protein, with protein sequence MDPSIALAVDDAPDDVLFVAVDSDNDLPPEIEKLIKGS encoded by the coding sequence GTGGACCCCAGCATCGCCCTCGCGGTGGACGACGCACCCGACGACGTCCTCTTCGTCGCCGTCGACTCCGATAACGATCTTCCCCCCGAGATCGAGAAGCTGATCAAGGGCTCTTGA
- a CDS encoding nuclear transport factor 2 family protein: protein MTDVRTPAVEAAIEGELRLLQPEVRSSPELLGKLLHPEFREFGASGRYWDRTSIIESLLAGNEPGPRPVVVSRMEGVQLAPDVVHLTFDTEHNGRRAHRSSLWRRTGDGWRMYFHQGTLFSGE from the coding sequence GTGACTGACGTCCGTACGCCTGCCGTGGAGGCCGCCATCGAGGGCGAACTGCGCCTTCTTCAGCCGGAGGTCCGGTCCTCGCCGGAGCTGCTCGGGAAGCTGCTGCACCCGGAGTTCCGGGAGTTCGGCGCGTCGGGGCGGTACTGGGACCGGACGTCGATCATCGAGTCGCTGCTCGCGGGCAACGAACCGGGGCCCCGGCCCGTCGTCGTCTCGCGGATGGAGGGCGTCCAGCTCGCGCCCGATGTCGTCCACCTCACCTTCGACACGGAGCACAACGGCCGTCGGGCGCACCGCAGTTCGCTGTGGCGGCGGACGGGGGACGGGTGGCGCATGTACTTCCACCAGGGGACGCTGTTCAGCGGAGAGTGA
- a CDS encoding ABC transporter permease — translation MASTDNGVDIEVDAKVDAKKDGSPAAGEPAGEPQDPNDLAGLEAGLDALETVQTSRTPLRETLTRKVLPPVTAIALVLVVWQLLVWAEVAPAYKLPSPSDVWGEVRESWLQGTLFDYIWTSVSRGLLGFLMALAIGTPLGLLVARVKFVRAAIGPILSGLQSLPSVAWVAPAVLWLGLNNSMMYAVILLGAVPSIANGLVSGVDQVPPLFLRAGRTLGATGLKGTWHIVMPAALPGYLAGLKQGWAFSWRSLMAAEIIASHPDLGVGLGQLLENGRNNSSMSMVFFAILLILVVGIAIDLLIFSPLERWVLRSRGLLARS, via the coding sequence ATGGCCAGCACTGACAACGGCGTGGACATCGAGGTCGACGCCAAGGTCGACGCCAAGAAGGACGGCTCCCCGGCGGCCGGTGAGCCTGCCGGTGAGCCGCAGGACCCCAACGATCTGGCGGGACTTGAGGCCGGACTCGACGCCCTGGAGACGGTCCAGACGAGCCGTACGCCGCTGCGCGAGACCCTGACCCGCAAGGTGCTGCCGCCCGTCACCGCGATCGCGCTGGTCCTGGTGGTGTGGCAGCTGCTGGTGTGGGCCGAGGTCGCCCCCGCGTACAAGCTGCCCTCGCCGTCCGACGTATGGGGCGAGGTACGCGAGTCCTGGCTCCAGGGCACCCTCTTCGACTACATCTGGACGTCCGTCTCACGCGGCCTGCTCGGCTTCCTCATGGCACTCGCCATCGGAACCCCGCTCGGACTGCTCGTCGCCCGGGTGAAGTTCGTCCGGGCCGCCATCGGGCCCATCCTGTCCGGCCTGCAGTCCCTGCCGTCGGTGGCCTGGGTGGCACCCGCCGTGCTCTGGCTGGGCCTGAACAACTCCATGATGTACGCCGTGATCCTGCTCGGCGCGGTCCCCTCCATCGCCAACGGTCTGGTGTCCGGCGTCGACCAGGTGCCCCCGCTGTTCCTGCGAGCGGGCCGCACCCTGGGCGCGACGGGTCTGAAGGGCACCTGGCACATCGTGATGCCGGCCGCGCTGCCCGGCTATCTGGCAGGCCTGAAGCAGGGCTGGGCCTTCTCCTGGCGCTCACTGATGGCCGCCGAGATCATCGCCTCCCACCCCGACCTGGGCGTCGGCCTGGGCCAGTTGCTGGAGAACGGCCGCAACAACAGTTCCATGTCCATGGTGTTCTTCGCGATCCTGCTCATCCTCGTCGTCGGCATCGCCATCGACCTGCTGATCTTCAGCCCGCTGGAGCGGTGGGTACTGCGCAGCCGCGGTTTGCTGGCAAGGAGCTGA
- a CDS encoding sirohydrochlorin chelatase, whose product MFNKPVLLVIAHGSRDPRHAATVHALVRRVRSLRPDVRVETGFLDFNIPSVQGVLESLAAEGVRDVVALPLLLTRAFHAKADIPAVLRDAPPQLRIRQAEVLGPSPLLLAALERRLYEAGLTPADKSSTGVVLASAGSTDPEAIAVIAEIAREWRHTGWCAVRPAFASAGSPAGFSRTEDAVRELRALGCARVAVAPYVLAPGFLPDRIARGAAEADVLANVLGAAPEVAWVLLERYDAAGVPVPAAVGA is encoded by the coding sequence GTGTTCAACAAGCCGGTTCTTCTCGTCATCGCCCACGGCAGCCGTGACCCGCGGCATGCCGCGACGGTGCATGCCCTGGTACGCCGGGTGCGCTCGCTGCGCCCGGACGTACGGGTGGAGACCGGCTTCCTGGACTTCAACATCCCGTCGGTGCAGGGGGTGCTGGAGTCCTTGGCGGCGGAGGGCGTCCGCGACGTCGTAGCGCTGCCCCTGCTCCTGACCAGGGCGTTCCACGCGAAGGCCGACATCCCGGCGGTCCTGCGGGACGCGCCGCCGCAGCTGCGGATCCGGCAGGCCGAGGTGCTGGGGCCGTCGCCGCTGCTCCTGGCGGCCCTGGAGCGGCGGCTGTACGAGGCGGGGCTGACGCCCGCCGACAAGTCCTCGACCGGGGTCGTGCTGGCCTCGGCGGGGTCCACCGACCCGGAGGCGATCGCAGTGATCGCAGAAATCGCGCGGGAGTGGCGGCACACCGGTTGGTGCGCCGTGCGGCCTGCGTTCGCCTCCGCTGGTTCTCCCGCGGGGTTCTCCCGCACCGAGGACGCCGTCCGCGAACTGCGGGCCCTCGGCTGCGCGCGCGTGGCCGTGGCCCCGTACGTCCTGGCCCCGGGCTTCCTCCCGGACCGCATCGCGCGGGGCGCGGCCGAGGCGGACGTACTGGCAAACGTGCTCGGGGCGGCGCCCGAGGTGGCGTGGGTGCTGCTGGAGCGGTACGACGCGGCCGGGGTGCCGGTGCCGGCGGCCGTGGGCGCCTGA